In a genomic window of Phenylobacterium koreense:
- a CDS encoding ComF family protein, with the protein MDYPDGDAAAWWKPGPRTKAAVRTALDLLFPPQSLGDGAASMTSGFNADAWMRIPFIDGPLCDGCGAPFEYDLGRGVRCADCMAKPRAFSRARAACLYDEASRGPILQLKHADRTDLAPMFARWISRSARELLEEADALVPVPLHRSRLLGRRFNQAAEIARPLSRISGVAYLPDSLARVRSTGTQGGKSASGRRRNVAAAFAVPPARRRQVEGRNLLLIDDVMTTGATLEGCARALRTAGAARVDVAVVARVKEAANRAI; encoded by the coding sequence ATGGACTATCCAGATGGCGATGCGGCGGCCTGGTGGAAACCCGGTCCCCGAACGAAAGCGGCGGTTCGTACCGCGCTCGACCTGCTTTTCCCACCCCAATCGCTGGGCGACGGCGCCGCATCGATGACCAGCGGCTTCAACGCCGATGCCTGGATGCGCATCCCGTTCATCGACGGACCGCTGTGCGACGGGTGCGGCGCGCCTTTCGAATATGACCTGGGCCGCGGCGTCCGCTGCGCCGACTGCATGGCCAAGCCGAGGGCGTTTTCGCGGGCGCGGGCGGCCTGCCTCTATGACGAGGCTTCGCGCGGGCCGATCCTGCAGCTCAAGCACGCTGACCGCACGGACCTGGCGCCGATGTTCGCCCGCTGGATCAGCCGCTCGGCGCGCGAGCTGCTGGAGGAGGCCGACGCCCTGGTCCCCGTGCCGTTGCATCGCAGCCGCCTGCTGGGCCGCCGCTTCAACCAGGCCGCCGAGATCGCCCGGCCGCTCAGCCGGATCAGCGGCGTGGCCTATCTGCCGGACAGCCTGGCGCGGGTGCGCTCGACCGGCACCCAGGGCGGCAAGTCCGCCTCCGGGCGGCGGCGGAACGTGGCGGCGGCCTTCGCCGTGCCGCCGGCCCGGCGGCGTCAGGTGGAGGGGCGAAACCTGCTGCTGATCGACGACGTCATGACCACCGGGGCCACCTTGGAGGGGTGCGCGCGGGCGCTGCGGACCGCCGGCGCGGCGCGCGTCGATGTCGCAGTGGTGGCGAGGGTTAAAGAAGCCGCAAACCGCGCCATATAG
- a CDS encoding methyltransferase domain-containing protein, translating into MSAPPRLFDRDLLRLRLDRAAPGYAAADFLKRRAAEDAVVRLEAIMREFPLAVDLGARNGAFREALAMSDAAQRVGTLIEADLSLRMLQGRAGPRLVADEERLPFAAGKLDLIVSTLSLHWANDVVGALIQMRRALKPDGLFIGAFLGGATLTELRQSLLTAEAELTGGAGPRISPFADAYDAAGLLQRSGFALPVADVDRVTVRYSHPLKLLADLRAMGETSVLAERHPKRLTRAILARAFEVYAERFAEPDGRLPATFEILTLTGWAPDKSQQKPLKPGSAKMRLADALGVKEHPLPRQED; encoded by the coding sequence ATGTCCGCCCCGCCCCGCCTCTTCGACCGCGACCTGCTCCGCCTCCGCCTGGATCGGGCCGCCCCCGGCTACGCCGCCGCCGACTTCCTCAAGCGCCGGGCCGCCGAGGACGCCGTCGTGCGCCTTGAGGCGATCATGCGCGAGTTTCCGCTGGCCGTCGATCTGGGCGCCCGCAACGGCGCCTTCCGCGAGGCGCTGGCCATGAGCGACGCGGCCCAGCGGGTCGGGACCCTGATCGAGGCCGACCTTTCGCTCCGCATGCTCCAGGGCCGCGCCGGCCCGCGCCTAGTGGCCGACGAAGAGCGCCTGCCCTTCGCGGCCGGCAAGCTCGACCTGATCGTCTCCACCCTGTCGCTGCACTGGGCCAATGACGTGGTCGGCGCCCTGATCCAGATGCGCCGGGCGCTGAAGCCGGACGGCCTCTTCATCGGCGCCTTCCTCGGCGGAGCCACCCTCACCGAGCTGCGCCAGTCGCTGCTGACCGCCGAGGCCGAACTCACCGGGGGCGCCGGCCCGCGCATCTCGCCCTTCGCCGACGCCTATGACGCCGCGGGGCTGCTGCAGCGGTCGGGCTTCGCCCTGCCGGTCGCCGACGTGGACCGGGTGACCGTCCGCTATTCCCATCCGCTGAAGCTGCTGGCCGACCTGCGCGCCATGGGCGAGACCAGCGTGCTGGCCGAGCGCCATCCCAAGAGGCTGACCCGCGCCATCCTGGCCCGCGCCTTCGAGGTCTACGCCGAGCGCTTCGCCGAGCCCGACGGCCGCCTGCCGGCCACCTTCGAAATCCTCACCCTGACCGGCTGGGCCCCGGACAAAAGCCAGCAGAAGCCCCTGAAACCCGGCTCGGCCAAGATGCGCCTGGCCGACGCCCTCGGCGTGAAGGAACATCCCCTGCCCCGTCAGGAAGACTAG
- a CDS encoding DUF4168 domain-containing protein, with protein MRIAILAAGLLGVAATAASAQAQTAPAAEAPAAAAPAAPAAGGFSDEDLKAFGAAMTEIQKINGEYGPKITAATDANAKAEVQKEMIGKMGAAVQASGLSAEKYNDMSNAVQKDAALRARLTEVLNAAPAA; from the coding sequence ATGCGTATTGCTATCCTGGCCGCTGGCCTTCTCGGCGTCGCCGCCACCGCGGCCTCCGCCCAAGCCCAGACCGCTCCGGCGGCGGAAGCTCCTGCCGCTGCGGCGCCGGCTGCTCCCGCGGCGGGCGGTTTCTCCGACGAAGACCTGAAGGCCTTCGGCGCGGCCATGACCGAAATCCAGAAGATCAACGGCGAATACGGCCCCAAGATCACCGCCGCGACTGACGCCAACGCCAAGGCCGAAGTGCAGAAGGAAATGATCGGCAAGATGGGCGCGGCCGTGCAGGCCAGCGGCCTCTCGGCCGAAAAGTACAACGACATGTCGAACGCGGTCCAAAAGGACGCCGCCCTGCGCGCGCGCCTGACCGAGGTCCTGAACGCCGCCCCGGCCGCCTAA